tttattttttgcttcttcaGGATGCTGATCTATCTATCGAGTATGTGATTTATTGCTTAAAGGGTGTCCGCATGGATGTTAGACGCTCTATAAAACCTTTGGACAAACAACAATTGCTTAGTTCGGTTGGTAAGGTTGTAGTGTCCAAATCCCACACTCATCAGGaagtctcaagtttgaatcaaTAGATACCTAGGCTCCATTTGGTGTCGTTTTTGAaagtttcgtgtcaaaaacgaaaatttcggtttctatgtcaaaatactgtttttaaacaaaaaaatggtatttcaaaatttcagatttttattagGAAcgatagttctttttttttgtaaaatggaacgaaactgggaagacggaattccaaaaaaagggagttccgtccaatctcatatttccaatttttttttttttttcactttttgttccaaaaaaatagaaacagaccataagtgtaccaaacactttattcctttttttcgttccaaaagaatgaaaaaactccaaaaacatttttttagaaccatACCAAATGGAGCCCTAGCATTTCCTTTTTGAGAGccctttttccccttcctttagGAGCCCCTAGTACAGTGGCTAATTTAATTAATTCCTCTTCTCATTTTGGAAAACAGATATAATCTTCTTTCGTTGGCCGCAAGAAGTAGCTGCGGCGATTTATTTCATGCTTTGCTGAAGACATTGGTATCTCATGTTCAACAGTGGTTGAAGCTCTTGCAATTCGCCAAACTTGGATTGCATCTTCAAAAATTACTTAAATCCTTGTTAATATAAGTCttctttttaccaaaaagaagaacTAAGGAAATccacctccccctcccccctccccctgggggtgtcaattcctaaaccgaaccggtaaaaccggccggaccgaaccgataacaacacgtaTCGAAtcaaaccgaagccttattggttcggttcggtttcgagcattgcaaccccaaaaccaaaccgaaccgcaccggaaaccggatgaacccgaaaccaaaccgaaaccggctcaaaacccggatcaaaaccgaaaccaaaccggtaagaaaccgaaacactccaaaattcattaaaaaaaaaaatcaaaatttgcatagttttgtatacatttgtatggaaagtcgaatccaaactagaccaaaaaccaaaaccaacccggttacaaaatcgatttaagaaaccgaagacaaaccaaaaccaaaccgcaccaaaatcaaaaccaaaccgaaaccggaatttccttattggttcggtttcggtttcaactttcccacaccgaaaccaactcaacccagaccgaaaccgagccggaccgaccgattgacacccctacctcccccctcccccttgagatacTATTATTAGCATTTTTAGCCAATTTGAAAAAATTCTGTTTGATTTACAGCTGATCCAAATTGAAAACGGATCAGAATCCATAGAGGTGAATAGGTGATCCCACGATCAAGTATAAGTTTTAGAACCTTTGGTTGCATAAGGATTTGCCTTTATCCACGTGTTACCTGTCATTGGTAAAGCACTGAAGGATCACTTAACATAGATGTTAGATTTGGAGGGCATTTTTTAGCTAGTTATGGTTTGGTGGAAAACATTGAAGGATGGAGCATAGCCCGGCATGAGTTCAGTTAGAAGTAGAAAAATGATGATGAGAAACTTACAGATTGGATTTTGGTCATGGGAGTTATGGTCCTATTTCCAGGGAAGCAGGCTGGGGTGCTATTCTTATTTTTAACCACCAATTTATAGCAGCATATATGGATTTTTGATCCTGCAGGCTGTGCTCAAGAAGCCAAGGCAAGAGGGATCAAGCAGGGAATCCTTGGAGCAATATCAATGGAATGCAAAAGTTTAAAACCCTGAACAGATTCTATGAAAATGGTGAACTGGCTCATGTTCTCCAATGACCACCCTTGGCCATGGAGAATCTTCGCCAATCTCTTTGATACTCCTGCATCTTTAAAATTGATAAATTCTACTGTCCTGTTAAGAAGGATAGACATAATTACTCCAGCTCATATCTTAGCCACTAAAGTCAGACGTAAGAAACTACGTGGATGTTGTATGAACAATATTGCAGATTTCCTGTTTTCGTAGTTTAAATATATCTTcctttcatcaaaaaaaaaaaaaatcactagaTTGGATTTGGGGTGAAGGAACGAAGAGTGTTAGACAAGCAGTCATATAAGACAGCTAGATAAGCACCCATCTTTAGCACACGATTAGTCAGTTGGTGCTGAATATTTGTGGATATGTAGACCCCAAAATCTCCTAACAGAATTGATCAGTTGGATAATAATGCACTGAAAAAATTCAAGACTACTGAAATGTGCACACCAATGCTTGGATGACTAAGAAATTCATGCAAATACATGGCAGGGTATGCTATTGAAATTTAAGACTGAAATTCGACAAATGGCCAATTCAGACCATGCCCTAGATATCCAACCATTAGCATTGCTACGTCACCCTTCCATGTGGTGTAATCAGGTGACCGACACATAAACACCTTGTTTTTATAAACCATTGGCCTTTGGTGGACTGGGTAATCTTATTCTGTAATATAAAGTAGTTATTCATAAAAAAGGAACCCCCAGACAAGCTCAGTATCTGTGTTACAATCAACTGAGATACATAACAGGAATACAGATTCAGAAACAAAACAACACAAAACATACTGAACTAAAATAATACATTTAGCATGCATACAGTATTGCTAAAATAATACATTTAGCATGCATACAGGGTATGCTGGAAGCATCCCACCAGCTGTCAGTATCCTAGGTGACACTAATCGTTTCTTATATTACTTCTTCCTACTGATATGCTAGAGACAATTATTATGAGATGTCACCTCCTGAAAACATAAgtttcattttcaatttttatctgCAACATATTGTTTATTTTTGTGAGCTCAAGTTTAAACAAGTGGAGGAAATTGTAATGTCTGTTCTGCTTAAGTGCTTATCATACAAGATTTAGTTGCCAATAAATCTGcaacatggtttgaggaatcagtaTCGGAATCGGCTGAGAGCGATCCCGATTCCCAGCAAGATTTCTAGAGTTCAGGCAATTCTGGTCGATTCCAGCAAGAATCGGATCCTTGATCTACACACACGCACATCTCCGCATAAAAACTTGACCAAAATCACAGAACATGTATATTCATTGATTGGGAATTTGGACAATCTAACTTGTGAAGAGTATGGATTGCGGTCATTCCAAATAACAGATCCTCAACCTGAGAATCAAGGTTTATATACAGATTCTCTGATAAGGATTGAGAAAACAGAGTTCGGTGTTTCATCTATCTGTGATTTTGGCTAGTTTATGTCACATGAAAAATGCCAGGTCTATTGCAGTTTTTGAACATCTCGGTCTTTCCAAATCACTAAGACTACCATGGTGACAATTGGAAACCAATGCCTACAGAGTATATTTTCCTTGTGTAAGTGCATCAACTCAGAATTCCATGAAATATGAATTAGAAGAttacaagagaagaagaatagtgATATGACAGAATGTTCTTCTGGTTGGTTAAGAGAATGAAATTTTCTGCTGAAAAGGGGAACAGACAGATGACATGGAACACGAACTAAGAGAAGTTTAGTGCAAGTTATATCGTGCATATCTCAACACAAATGATAAATTCAATCCATCCAAATGTGAGAGTTATAAACCGACAAAACACTGAGCAACATCCCATAAATCAGAAAACAAATGATCTGACCCAACTAATTTACGGCCTGTTTGAAACCAGTTGGAAGAGAACTTTTATCAGTATTTATTAGCAACATCCTTGCAGCAtcataaaattgaagaaaagtgGGGCTGAAGAATGTAAAACTTAAAACTGTTCTATCAAAAAGTTATAAACTACATCAGTTCCTAAAATTTTAACTtccacaaaatacaaaacttgGTGGTGCCTCCATAGGAACCCTTGCACACTTCTCCTTTGCAATTAATGGCTGTTTGTATTTAAGAAGATTATTAAGTGGACTGAAGAATGTAAACCCAACCCAATTGCTGCACAAATCTATCACATTATCAAAATATCTTACCCTCAATTGTGCCTCCATAAGAAACTCCCCCTCTAGCATAGATTTATCCGTATTTTTGTGACTATGTTCTAACAACTCCAGGCAAAACATCAATGGGAGACAAGGCCTCCACAGAAAGAATCAAGCGATATTTTTCAGCACAATCGGAAAGCTCACCAGTCTCCTGACAGCCATGTCAAAAGCAGAAGATAATTTTCTCCCATCACCAGCCAATATCCTTAGTGAATTTTCTACTCAGAGCCATAACAAAATCAACAGAAGCGTGGAGAAATATTTTTGTCAAATCCTTAAACTGATTGATTACGagccataaaaaaatcaacagaaGTGTggagaaatatttttttccaaactgTGTCAAATCCTTAAACTGATTGATTACCTAGCGACAAATTATCAAAAATCGAACCCGAAGTGTCATCCAGATTGGCTGTTGAGGCTATATATATTTCCAGTTACTCCTACAATACTAACTGTTGTTGCCAATACCAACATGAACCATGACAAACGCTTCTCTCCTTGGCTCAATTCCTCCCCTTGCTGGTTCAACTTCAATGCAAGCAGAGATGGAAATATGAAACCCAATGAGACTGCTGTTGTTGCCCCTGTAAACTTAAAAGCCGTCCAAATGCTGGGAATCATAGTGGAAGCAAGGTAGATAAGCGACAACAACACCGCTGTTAAGGCCAATGACCTCTTCCTGCTCCCCGACAGAGGCTCTGATCCCTCAAACACCAAGGCATCCACTGTTTGCCTAAGGGAGAAGTGGATAACAGGGAAGACAAGCACCAGATGAAGAATGTACCCAACACGAACAATATAGTTCAGGGCTGAACTGAAACGGATCCCAAGGTCCTTATCAAAGTTGGTAAGCACGTCTGCTTCTGTATCTTTCCCAAACAGTAGATACCCCGATACAGCTGTTGTGGCATAAACCAAAACACACAAAACAGTAGTGATCCTTCCTACTCGATTCATCTTCTGAGGTGATCGACCTTCCAGCTCATTATAGATGGGCTGCACATTAAAGTGACAGACATATGCATTCGTCATTATCGGGATCACTACAAGCAGATCCATTATCGCCTTCTTCGACCCCAAGTCTGGGCTCAGCCTTGGTTGTTCTATCCGTCCTTCAACAAGCTTCACAGAAGCTATCACACtggcaacaacaacaaaaacaacagctAGAGCCACTGAAGCAGCTGAACTCAAGCTCAAGGAATCAATCTTCTCCAAAGAGCAAAGCGGAGCAAGAAAAATCACCACAATAATTAACACGACTATCTTTCTGTGATCCCAAAACCCATTTCCTAGCCACTGATCAAAAACCCCAATATGATCCAGAGAACCTGACATGACATCGCCCATGATTATCAAATAAACTACCAAAACCCCTGCATTATTGATAATTATACATATCTCACACAAAATCCTCGCAGGGCGACCCAACACTGACTGAACAACATCACCGTAAGAATGAGCCTTGCGAAGAACAGAGAACCGAACAAGTAATTCAATACTGATCTCCGACAAGATCCCCATCAAAACTATCATAATAAGTCCAATAACTATCCCAAGGACTTTCATGGTGGCAGGGAGGGCCATAATACCAGCGCCAATAATTGATGTTGCGAGATTGAAAACGGCTCCAGGGATTCCGGATCCATCATTCTTGACATGGCTAACCATGAATGTGatatcatcgtcatcatcgatgTGGTTGACTTCTGCATCTCTCATTGGAAGCAATTTTACAAAGTTCTTTTGAGAAGAACCAACGTTAGAAGAATCATGATTATACTCAGAAGAAACATCGTCATGAATTTCTACGAATGAACTCTTCGGAAGAACAGAATAATGACTATGCATTCTGTCAATCAATTTATCCCCTGCTTTTACAAATGAAAGAGAGCATAAAGGAcataaaagaaggggaagaaacaGACTTTCCAGGGTTTCAGATGTTCTTTCTTTTACTCTCGGATCAAAGAAGCCATGGACAAAGAACTTACTGAGATTGATGATCGAGACGACGATCTTGTTGCCTGGTTTCAGATCTTCCTATGGAGCTTGAAGGGGCAGTAGAGATTAGAAAAACCCTAGATGGTGAGGATGAAATGAGAAACTCTCTGCGCGTCTCTCTGACGCCCAAtgaaggaatgagagggagaaggtatAGGGAAGAATCTCACATAATAAATCGGAATGTTGAAGGAGAGTTTCCGATTGGGCATAGACTTTTGTGCCGTTGCCGTTTGTTCTGAGGCAAGCCAGAAGTCAATAAaagggtggagagagagagagagagagagagagagagagaaagagggggaatTTTGGAAGTTAAGAAACGGAGACGCGCCGCCGTTAACGGAGtttgttttcactttttgtATGTTGCTAAATGATGCAGAGCTacctcataaaaaaaaaaaaaaagtgaaaaaaaatgcAGCGCTACAATTTGGGTGGAGTTTGATCTGATCGGTTTAACTTTCCCTGCCAAATGGTAAAAAATATAAGGGGAAAAGAACTCTATCAGTCTAGTGTTACCTATGCGGCTATGCCCATACTCAAGCAGGTATGAAAATATCACGTTGCCCCTGTCTCATGCACTAAAGATGCTCCTACGCACCCTTTTCATTGATCTCGTGCACTAACTTTGCCTACACCAAACTGACAAGGTTCTTtctctcaaaaaataaaataatgttaCAACAAATCTAAAGATTGACAACATGATGGACTTGTTTGGGAGATCATTGGGAAGAATGTGAGTGCTGCTATGAGAGCTTTTTTCGATTCCGAATTCCTCTTAAAGGATCTTAACCATACAAATCTTCTACTACCGAAAAGGAAGAAAGCTTAATCAATTGATTAATTTAGGCCAATGAGCATATGAAATGTTGTCTATTAGATATTTGCCAAGGTGCTAGCTAAGAGGCTGAGGAAAATCATGGATTACATTGTCAATCCTAAACAAATTGCATTTGTGGTTGCTATGTCAATGTTTCAGAAGGCTACGGACCTACATGAAAATTTATGGGCAGAAAAGTCACGGTTGAGGTGGTTAAAGCATCGTGATaggaaattgattttttttttttttctaatttacaaagatgagaagaataaagaaagtAATTCAAGACATTCAGTTGGAGGATGGGTCTGTGAGATCAAACTTGAATTTTATTGGAACGTTTCTCATAGATCACTTTGAAAGATTTCACAAAAAGGATGCCTCTACTGGCCCTCCTTTCCTACTTTTCGGAGATGGTTAAGATGAGGAAAATATGATGCTCACTGTTGTGCCTTCGCCTAATAAAATTAAAGCTATGGTTTTTTATCTGGACCTTGACAGTTTCCTTAGGCCCGATGGATTTTCTAGGTATGACGAACCAGACCCTTGATGGGGGGAAACCATTGGTTTCTCTATTGAATATGAGTTGCCACCTAAATTGGGGTCCATGACCCatctaattgaaattgaaatggcTCCATCTAAACTGTGTAATCATGGGTTAGGGTTTGTGTCAGATTGGGGTCCAAGAAAGGGAGTAAGAATCTCGGTCCACCTAATAAAAATGAGACTTCTACTTTAGGTCTGATACACAAGTTATTGATTGAGTTATCTAAGTTTAAAGTAAAAACAAGCATTATAATTCTCTGGGTGATTGATTGAGTTATCTAAGCCAAAATGTGTTAGATAACCCACTGTGGTAAGTTTGATGAGACTTTTCAGAATGCCACTTTAGTGAtatgatgtgattattgtcgGAGGGAAAAACTAGCCCGATGTGGCTAATGGTAATTCCGATGTCGTGGCCGCCAGGATGGTTTTCTGGGTGATTGATGATGCATTCTAAGACCAGCAGACTCCTAACCGCAACTAGGATTTGTACAGTTGAGTGACCAATGTGCATTTTCTAGGATCAAGGATACTGCTTAATGTGTTGCAGTAGCATTGATCCAACTTAGTTGTATGCTATGtggataataataaaatgaattataGCATCTTGTATCAtgacttatttttttttgcttgcatGAACCGCATAGTTCATTGGGCTTAGTGAATCTCACCCcacatgtgtaattttttttttcgatgatgatgcaagtattGTGGTGCCTATGAATAACGACACATTCTCTTCTATGGTCTACTATGACAGAGACTGGTGGACATCAGAGGTCAAGGAGCACAGCACAAATTGTGCTTGTGACATATGTGCCTACAATGCGCCGTGACTAAGGGTTGTGATATAtgtcatcattttttatttatgtataGATTTATACTATTGATATTTACAATATATGTCTTGATATTGAGATAGACTTGCTATGATATTATATATTACATTTCGTCATCCCCAGTAATTGAGAATTGATATACTAtttggtggtgatggtggtggagGTAGCAGTAGAGGTGGAGATGGTGGTAGTGGCAGTTGCGGTGGAGCTAGACGTGATGGTGGTCATGGCAGCTATGGTTGATTGTGCATATAGTAAATGATCTTGAcatataattctctctctctctctctctctctctctatctatctatctatctatctctatctctatctccacacacacacacacacacttctGGTTTAGTGATGTGTCACCTCAGATATAGCAAGACTAGATATATTATGAAAAGGTCTGAAAATGGTTGCACACCTAGGTCAGAGCATACTGGTAGGAAGTTTTGCAAGAATCCCTACGAAAAATAATTTAACTGGTTGCACTTTACTACTATCCTACTGGGGACAACAATGAGTCGTGCTCAGTAGAAGTACAATAACTTGacacaaaaaaatttaaaagagatATCTGTAAGAAAGGGATGAAATAGGAATTACCCTTCTACAACTTTCTTGAAGGGTGCTTTATGGTTGGGAGGGCGTGTGCTCAAGTGTAGTTGGTGCAAGCTCAATTTGATGCAAAGTTCAGCAGTAATTCTTTACAATTCCAGTGCATGAATCTTAGTGGCTTGAACTTTTGTCAGATACGTGAGATACGTATATGTGTGTGGGATCTCCAAAACGTGAGAGGGGTCATGTATTTACAGTTGGGAGGCTCCTTGATCATCAAGGAATGTATAAGATTGCTTCCATGTAGGGGTAGGATATCCTTCCATGCTTGAAGAGAGACTTGGTTTATTTACGAGATGTATATGTTCACCTTAGGAATCAAAGCAAAAAAGTTATTATTGATTTTCCTAGGCATAGAGCCTAATCTGAAGAACTCCTTCACTGCATTACACACATTAGCGGATACAACCTCTCAGACTGTCTGAAACATGCACAAGTGAAACTATTAGGACCAGGAAGCTATCAAGATCCAAGTCACAGACCGCTTGTTTAATTTCCACTGGCTCTAAGCTCTTGTCGAGGGTAAAAAGATCCACTTTATCAATCATCTTTGGAATATAATCCAAAATCTCCATATACTCTACTAAAGGAATATATTTAAGAAAATTCTCAAAATCTCTCTTTATATTATCTGCAATGCCTTCCTTGTTAAGAaacaatgatccatccaaaattttCAGCCTCTAAACTATATTCTTTGCTCTCCTATTTTTGGTATAGAGGTGGAAAAACTTGGAATTATGGTCTCCTTGTTTAATCCATCTAAGTCTAGATTTTTTTGGCCCAGAACTTCTAATGGTTCTGCAAGGCCCTCCATGCCAAAAAGAGAGTCACCTAAACCCCTCACTTCTATTTTCTCTTGAACAGAAGACAAAGCATCCTTAGCCTTTGCTAATTTAACCTCAAAGTTTGGGAAGGTTGCTCTCGACCAAGCTCTCAGAGTAGGATTTAGTCGCTTTAGCTATtgcaacaaagaaaaaattacagttCTTGAAATAGGTTGCTCCCAAGAGTCTTTCACTACCTACAGAAAAGAGTCTTCCTCCATCCATAATTTATGCATCCTAAATGGTCAATTTCTTGGCTTTGAAACTGCCTGTGATGAGATAGTAATAGGAGAGTGATCTGAACATATTCTGGGTAAGACCACTATTGCACAGTCTTAAAAATGCGTTAGCCATGCATCATTACATAGGCTCATGTTTAGTATAGCTAGAACATTACCTCATTGTCTATTATTGACCATGTGAATTTCCTACCCCTGCAGAGGAATTTGCATCATCAAGCAAACATTAATCATTGCCTCAAATTCCACCTTCGATCTCAAGCTAGATTTCCCAGGCCCCTTCTTTTCATAAGAGGCAAGAATAGCGTCGAAGTCACACACTTTCAACCAGGGGCTAGCTTGACTAGACACAGCTGCAAGATCAACCCATAGCTCTCTTCACAAGCTCTGAAATAGCTTACATGCACAACTAACACATTCACGCTATGACCGCTCCATTCCACCCTTAAAGAAACTTGTTGGTCAAAAGCATAGTTAATATTAGGATTTTTCATGCCACTTCTTTACATTATCCTAAGGTTCAGAACCTATTCAATGCTTTCATTATGCACGCAATCCGTTGTATAACCAAGTCTATTGAATAGAAGCTTAGGAAACACAGAAACGTCAATTATGGGCTCAGCCAAACAAATCAAATCTAGACTTTGATCCTTCACAAGAGATCGTAAGGCTGCAAGTGTCGTAGccttctcaaatcctctaatGTTCCAGTATAGGACCTGCATGGATCACTTTTGTGAAGCACCAATGAAATCAGACCTTCTGGTCTGCTCCACAACGTTATgagatttcttctttcttttcctaccCGTCTCCAAACCTTTACTAGATTCCATCTCCCTTGCCACTTCATCAATGTGGGAGACTTCCACGTGGTGAAAAACCAACGCACCCTACATAACGCTTGATGGAATGGAAGATATAACATGGCCTTTTGCTTACGACACAATCCTAGCCAAGGAATCATCCCCCTCTTTTATCTACAATTTAACTCTTGACCATCTTGTCTCCTCATTCTGGAAATAGATTCAGGTCATAGGAGATTTTCAAAGTATAACACCCCACATCCATTGGTTTTCACTTTGTGATCAACCTCTACATCCCACTCTCGTTTGGGAGATGGGTCAGGTCCATGGGTTTGATATGATCTACTGGGCATGTTCACCCCCAACCTGTATGCACCCTTGTCTTCCATCGAACCACGACCTTGAGCAATAATCTTGTGAGATTcattttctaccaaaataacAACCTCAATCCTTCCGAAAATAAAACCATAAATATGAGGACTAGATTCCACATGGCCAGCATACAAAATAGGGGAATTTATTAAATGAGAAGACCCATTCCGTCGAATGAGATCTCAATCCCTGATTTTTTGAGTTTCCTTGAATACTAGGATGCTAAGCTGGAGACTCCTTGTCCCAAACAACCTCTGATCGTCTTCCTCCTTCATCATCGATGTACACTGCCCCAGGAATGCCTCCTACAGCCTGCTCCCATTCCTTTGCATCAACCACCTTCTTGTCTCTATAGTTTGCAATGACATGCCCAACTTTGTGACATAACCCACAGTGTCCCATTCCATCTTCATAAATTATGTCTTGTTTGAACTAGAAGAGCTCTTCTCTACCTGGCTGCTTCCTTTCTACTTGTATTTCATTAAGTTGCCTTGCATCAACCTTGACTTCCATAAGAACTCGAGTTTGATTACCCATTGAGGCAGACAGAAATCTACGATCACTTGCAATAGGCCTACTTACTGCCTTCACCATAGTAAGAAGATttttctcatg
This genomic stretch from Macadamia integrifolia cultivar HAES 741 chromosome 2, SCU_Mint_v3, whole genome shotgun sequence harbors:
- the LOC122091421 gene encoding amino acid transporter AVT6E, with the translated sequence MHSHYSVLPKSSFVEIHDDVSSEYNHDSSNVGSSQKNFVKLLPMRDAEVNHIDDDDDITFMVSHVKNDGSGIPGAVFNLATSIIGAGIMALPATMKVLGIVIGLIMIVLMGILSEISIELLVRFSVLRKAHSYGDVVQSVLGRPARILCEICIIINNAGVLVVYLIIMGDVMSGSLDHIGVFDQWLGNGFWDHRKIVVLIIVVIFLAPLCSLEKIDSLSLSSAASVALAVVFVVVASVIASVKLVEGRIEQPRLSPDLGSKKAIMDLLVVIPIMTNAYVCHFNVQPIYNELEGRSPQKMNRVGRITTVLCVLVYATTAVSGYLLFGKDTEADVLTNFDKDLGIRFSSALNYIVRVGYILHLVLVFPVIHFSLRQTVDALVFEGSEPLSGSRKRSLALTAVLLSLIYLASTMIPSIWTAFKFTGATTAVSLGFIFPSLLALKLNQQGEELSQGEKRLSWFMLVLATTVSIVGVTGNIYSLNSQSG